In Rosa rugosa chromosome 4, drRosRugo1.1, whole genome shotgun sequence, the genomic stretch GTTATGCTCAACAAGATGTGTTTATATGTTTGGTGAGCACTTGATCAACTTTGGTATTTTCGAGATAGCCATAGTTAGCCTTTTCAATTAACACAGTGTATGACAATATCTTTCTTAATCGAGACATAAACAGAGACGATAATCGAAAGGGGTTTGTAGAGACATATATTAGGAATATTAATTGATATTGTTAATGTTACTTTCACAAAATTTCTTTAAgattttgtaaaattttctgtATCTTTTTCTGACATATAACACTCATCACACCACTGAATTTCAATGATATGTACAATGTACTAGATTGATGAGTGAACTGAGCTAGGTAATGCAATGCTCGGTATCTCATGCTAGGAATAAAATCATAAAAGAGATGAAATGGTTGGTTGCTCTAGCTAGCTCATGATTATATCTGAGAATTTATGCTCACTTGATTTATTAAGTATCCTAGCATGAAATTACCTTGCTTTTGTCTTCTTTCAGAAGCACAATCTGATCCAGTGCTTGGCAGTCAATCTATAAGTGACAGAGGGGCTCAAATGCCAGTGGGTCGAGATGTTCAGTCGTTTCGGTAatcataatttgatttttttttttcctgtttctATTTTGTGTTGCTTTCCTTATTACAATATATGCCGCAACTTTTTAAATACACCCCTTTCGGGTTTGTCTTTCAGAATTTTTGTAGCAACCTGGAATGTAGGAGGGAAATCTCCCCATAGTGGCTTCTATGCTTTTGAATTTGGTCCTTAAATAACATTGGCAAAGCGCGGGCACAATTTCTAGTGAATTCGAAAGTTCAGTAGGGTTCGATAGTTTCTGTTCTGTTAGCTTCTTCTGATTGGCTTTCAACTATTCATTGTTAAAGTGTTAAAGATAAGATGCATAAAAGTTTTAACTACCAACCGAAAGTCAAAAAGGTTACAACCGCAAATTGGGGCATAGATAGCTTCAATGATGGAATTAGTGGCATTCATGTATGCCACTTTATCTCACCGGAGCGATCCCACCAACCAGGTTTTATTTGTTAAATCGGTCAATCCTAAGCTTTTCCTATTATAAGCAGTTTTGAAGTGGACCAAAGTAGTTTTGTATTGTTTTAGCGTATTGAGACTTCAGAATGATAAACTGTTAAATTAGTCACCGTTCACAGTATACACAATAAACTTATTGATGCAATAGATTCCAACTCCAAAGTTCAATTCTCAAGGGTACAGTAGAATACATTGACAAAAAAAGGTATTACATGCATTACTTCGAGTAAATAACCAAGAATCTGTCCCAAATTGTGGGCACacacaatcttttttttttggtaatgaaATAACTTCATTGAGTGACAAAGCCCAAACGGCCCAGCAAAAGCTTAAGAGGCCAAAGAAAGATACAACCCTAAAGGAAAAGGTCCATCTCCACCTAAGACCAGTCCAGATGATAGGAACAGGAAAAGACCCACAAAAAAAACAGGGAAGTACAAAGTACAGACTCCAATCACATCTTCGTCGCCGGGGGGCAAGGGAGACCGTCATTTCTTAGAACCAATGTTAGGGATGGTGGTGGCTGGTTAGCCCATCGCTGAGGACCCACCGTCCCATAGACAAGCGATGCCACATAGTGAGCAACCTTGTTCGCTTCACGGGGAACCCAGTCCCATTTGCACTCCTCAAAACCAGTTGCTAGCTTTCGAATGTGTTCAAGTATTGGGTAGGTTTTCCAGTTCTTTCCCCGACCTAACCCTTTTAGATCCAATACTACCTCTTTAGCATCTGATTCAAAGTGAACCTTTCTCAGGTTCAGTGCGTTGGCCAGGGAGATACCATGGAGGAGAGCAGATGCTTCCGCTTTCGCAACTGATCCGCAGGTGGCTTTAGTGGCTGATCCGCTAATGCACATCCCAGTTGAGTCCCTCACCATGACTCCCAGCCCTGCAGTAGAAGGTGGCCTCCAGGCAGCGTCACagtttattttaaaaaaaacccACTAGAAGGGGTCACCCAATGAGTTTGGGCACGCACCTCCCGATTAAGAGTAGCAAACAGGATTGTCACTCCCAACTCGTGATTTGGCATCATCGTTGCTGCATGTAATTCCGAAGCCAGGGATACCGCAGAGGAGATGGTCAAGTGTGGTGATAAGGGCATATGGCCTTCCAAATGGCCCAGCATAAGAAACTCATCAAAGTAAGTACTCTGTTCCGATTGCTATCATTATGATCTGTTCTTGCTATCTTTAGGAACCAAACATTGAAAGTTGTAAAGTTCTGTTTATCCACAAGTAATCCCAGAGGAGAGCCAAACCAAACCCCCTCCACCCATGGGCATAGGAACAGTAGGTGTTCAAAAGTTTCCTCTGCATCCCCACAGATGGGGCATAAGGGAGAGAGATTAACTTTCCTTTTAAACAGATTGTACATGGTTGGTGCTGCACCATTCAGGACCCTCCATAGGAATAGTCTAACCTTAGGCAGAGTCTTGATTTTCCAAAGGCATTTCCAGACCATTGGGTCAATAGTGTGAGACGAGCTGCAAGTTGTTTGGTGTGGTATATAGCTATTCTTGTGCCCCCAATGGTAGCCCGATTTCATTGAGTAGCTCCCATCTTTGTTCCAAGGCCACACTAAACGATCTTGTTCCCCCTCCAGATCAATAGGTATTTTTAGTATACAGTTCACCTCCTCTAGTTGTAGTAAATGGGTAATGCTGTCAATTGTCCAGCTCCTTGTCTCCCAGTTAATTAGTGAATTGACAAGAGTAGGAGTGGAGGGGGGCCTATCCGCAGGTGTGAGGACCCCAGTGTGGGGAGGGGGCACCCACTGATCCTTCCATCTCCTGATATTGGAGCCAGAGATGACTTGCCTCCTACTTCCCTTTAGTATACTGTCTCTAGCTGCCAACAAACTAGACCAATTCGAAGAGGCTCTGTAGCCTTTTACAGCTTCAAAGAAACTACAATTAGGGAAATACCTTGCTTTTAAAACTTGAGCCCAGAGAGACTGGGGTTCCTGGAAGCACACACAATCTAAGGTCCCGTTTGGATGGCAGCAAATCATGGTATGTaatgagaattaatttcattttccatgtaGAGATGTCGTTTGTTTGTAATtagagattggaaaggaaataaaaaatgagatttgactgaaaattgactccctcataaagcctgaattgAATTACCTAGAGATTGAACCTTTTGTTTATTCAACTCACACGATATATGAAATCAAGATTTCAAAGGCACAAAGGCGACAATGTGTCAATTTAATATGAATTGTTTATGGCATCAAAAATGCATTTTTAAATCATATAACAAATAACAATACTTtgcctaaaaataaaaattatagcCTTAAATAATAACAAATAAAGACGTGTCAAGAATAGAAATAAAACTTGCACCATAAATTGAATCTTATTTTTTAGAATCAAAGGAGGTCAGTCAGATTTATAATTCACTaagcagtaccagaaacgacacaccccATAGGGGCCAACAGAAAGAGCCGTCTTTTAGGACATGCAGAAGACTTATACTAAGACAGAGCCTCGCACTCtcgggtacacccaccttttaatgACAAATAAGCATCTTTATTCTAACAAGACCTAGAGACTTGgaagcaaataaaataaaaggtgaCAACCGAGCAACTAGACCTTGCAACCCATAGTGAAATTAAACATTGCAATATGAGGATGCAGCACTTGCATCCCCAACAGAACCATCATTTGCATGCAGTTCCTCTATAAGTGCCTCAGAGTTCTTGCATGCCTTCTCCACCGAAGCTTGAATCACACTATCAGTGTCATGATGCCTCCACTTCTTGGATTTTCTTCCCTGTAATTCTTTCTCAAGAGCTCTTGCACATTTAGGCCTATTCTTACTTCCCCTTGGCCTTCCcaatttcttcttccttggcgaGACAATAAGCTGCCCATTTTTATGTTGCAAAACAAGCTGCATACCATCATCAACCTGAAACAGAGGTTCTGAGTTAGAGCGATACCTCTTACCTACACGATCCAAAGCTTCCACAGCCTTTCGCTGATATAGAACGGTTGGCGACAGTGATTGAAGAACAGCTCGATCGTGAGAAAGGAAAACCCAGTTTGCTGCAAATTTGACATTTGGTGTCTGAATCGTGATTTCTATACCTTTTCGGAAAGGGAACGACACTAGGAACAAAACTCGTCGCTATGCCACGACATGTGGGCTTTTTGGGGCTTTCAggatcgtttagggcctcaaaactacaatttactatttttcagaattttttgttttctaatttgttttggatttgttttgttttaacccgtgggctttagggtttctttgttagtcgccctagggtttcttttcccatatataagcaaccttaaacggctgcagaacctatcttttatcaaattatcaatcaaattgagagttttctcattATCTCTGTTGGACTCCAGATTTCTTGTTTAGGTTTATTACTAgtaaacctagggttactttCGACTGTGTCATTCGCTTGGACCCAATCACTAAATCTGGTTTCGAAAATGATTCCAGATCCATTGTAACACTACCACCGTCCAACTTGGACTTCTGAACCACAGCCAGAGGTAGTCCACACCCTATTTTCACTGATCCCATAGTTTTATGAACTTGGGACGTCCAATTCTCCAGGAAAGCAGAGAGATTCAAACCTGCAAACAAAGGTGCAGGGTGCAGGGTGCATGATAGCTTCACTCCACGCAGACTGAACCTGAGGAAACTCCATCTCCACCGACTCTCCAAACTTGCTACTCGATCCCGTGTCCACTAGCGTAACATACCCTTAGAAACTTGGTTTCCTTCCTCCTCAGACCTAGGGTTTGGCGATTTTTCTGATAATGAAAGTCCAGCCAAAGAAGAGGCTTGCAATTGAGCCAAGATTTCATCCTTCTCTTTTGTCAACAAACTGTCGCAGCCTGTCTCTTCATGCTCAAAAAAGCCACAGCTACGACAGAAGCCTCTAACTTTTTCATAGGTGAAAGACAGCTCCGGCGCTACTATTGGTGAAAATTCAAAGAGTTTTCAAACCCTAATCCTTCGCCGGACATCAAGCACCAAACGAATCATTTGTTCTTCCTCTTTCCTATGCAGCGCAGATTGGTCAAATCGGATCACCCTACCCAGGGTCGATCCTACCAAGTTCGGAGCCGCCTTGTTTCGTAGCCCTACCAGAAGGCCCTTGACAGCAACCCAAGTTTCCATCAGATTTAGGGGGACATTAGCCACCGGGTTTATCCCACCGTACCCACCCAGCACGAGCATTGTATTCCTGTAAAACCAAGGCCCTCCATGCAAGACATTGTTACACTCAGCCTCCCTATCAAACTGAAACACAAATCGATCTCCCATATCTTGAATCGAAAGCCCCGATTTCATACGCCAAATCGTAGAAATAGTACATTTGAAGCCTaggaatttggatttagggCCAAGAAGTCGACCGCCATATACCATCGATTAGCTTGCAGCGCTGCAAGTCCCGCCGATCCCAAAGAAACACGCGCAGAGTCCTCCTGATGAAGACCGACCTGATTGTTCTCCTCCATCTGAGCCATGGCGACATGAAGAATTGATAATATTTTCTCGAGGATAGGCCACGAAGAAACCCTAACAGACGGCTAGGTCACAAACAAAACCATAGACCTACGTATTCGCATTTGCAGGTTCATGAAAATTTTAAttcgccttttttttttttttttgatacattAAAAGACTCAGAATTAATAAAACAGAAAATGGATTTGAGAGTCGCAGTTATTACATAACAATTGTCGTCATGCTTAAACCTGGCACAAAACTAAAAAATTACATACCCGACACAATTGGTAATATAACAATTGTCCTCATACCTTCCACAACTAGGGGGCCTGAAGATGGATTTGGTGAGACTCACCAATTGGTACATTATAGTCCCCATCGAGCACTATTAAGGGGTCGAAATGCATCCTCATCCTCAGACTCTGTGGAAATCCCATCCCCATCAAAGTATTCAGGTTTCTCATAGACGACGTCCTTAGGTCTAGGACAATCTTTACAGTCCTCCCACTGCCAGTGACCAATACCGTTACAATAAGCACACCTCTTCAGCATAGCATATCCTCCCGTAGACTTGACTCTCTTAACACAGCACACCTTTCCAATACGGTGACAACCCCGGCACATTGTCTCAGAGTCATGACCAATTTTAGTGCCTTGAGGAAAATATTTTAGGAATGGGCAGGTTAAATTAAGGAATGGACAGAAAAGCATTTCAAAAATACCCACCTCTCTGAAAGCTTAAACTGCGTCGTTTCAGTTTCCCGGACATATTTGGTAACGTGCTCCAATGACCAGTACCCACCTCTCTGAAAATACCGAAACTGCAATCACAGTTTCACAGCGCAACTCATCACACTGACCTTTCAACCCCCTCAAGAGCCACCCACCCTAGCAATCAATTACTGTACTTTAATCCCACAAATATCAAGCTCAAAATCcaatgtcttcttcttcttcaggtcCGACCTCTACAAAATCAAACCCACTGCAATTTtcatttcctcttcttcttcttcttcaatcactGCAATCCCTAATCCTCTCTTTCTTGTTTCCCAAGCTACAGTACTTCGCGCTAGACGAATGGCCTCCACCATCGCCAACTCTCTCTCCTTCAAGCTCGGCGTTCCTCTCCGCCCTCATCCTCACACCTCCGCTTCACTCGGATTCACAACCTTCCGCCGAAGCTACGTCGTTTCGTCCTCTGCTTTCGCCAATCAAAACCGCGAGTCAGTTCATTCTTTCCAGTTTTGAACTCGGCTATTGATATCAAAATTTCTTTTGTTCAACTAGTTAAATCTTTGCAGGTATGTGATTGTTGGCGGTGGCAATGCGGCTGGCTACGCGGCTAGGACTTTCGTCGAAAATGGAATGGCCGATGGGCGCCTTGCTATTGTATCTAAAGAGGTAATGAACATTTTCGAGGTTTTTTTTCGATTAGTTTGTGTGGTTATTGTTATCACATTGTGAAAATTTTGTGTGTTGTATGAACAGGCTATTGCGCCTTATGAGCGTCCAGCTCTGACTAAAGCGTATCTGTTCCCATTAGATAAGAAGCCGGCTCGCTTACCTGTAAGTTTTTCATATAAATGTGAGTTTTCGTGTAAATGTGAATACGAAATGATGGTATCTATGTGTACTGTTTACGAGTTTCAAAGTTGAAATGTATTGTTATAGGGGTTTCATACTTGTGTTGGATCTGGTGGGGAGAGGCAAACACCTGACTGGTATAAAGAAAAAGGGATAGAGGTAAATTGATTCTTCTAACTGCTCAATAAGATTTTCGCATTTGTGCGACTGTGATGATTTAGTGTTGGTGTTTCTTTTGAACTTTCTATATAGATGTTCTATGAAGATCCGGTTACAAATATTGATATCGAAAAGCAAACCCTGACTACAGATTCAGGGAAACTGCTTAAGTATGGATCACTTATAATTGCTACAGGATGCACAGCCTCAAGGTGCTTTTTGATAATCTTTTTCATTTACTGAGTAGTTATTATGTATACTAAGTGCTGCTAGATTATACATGCATAAATTGAAGCAAACTGGCTTTCTGGACTACTGTTTCGTCAGATTGCCAGAGAAAATAGGAGGAAACCTACCTGGTGTTCATTATATCCGGGATGTTGCCGATGCTGATGCACTTATATCATCGTTGGTGAGTTTAATTGTTTTTACTTTCTAGCGTACTTGCTTCAATTGGTGCTCTCCATGTTGCAAGTGATGATGTAACTTTCCATTTGAAAATATGAAGATGTATCTGTTTCTTCAATGCTGAAACTTTTGAACAACTGCATGAATATTAACTGAGATCAATTCTAAGTCCCACATTATCACAATTGTATACTATTTGAGGATTAGCTGTACTGCCTTTGATCGTCTTTAGGCACTTCAAAGAAAACTTGATTGACATAAGGCACTGAATATGCTTGCCTTTTCACACTGCAATCTTATTTACAGTCAAAGACTTTATTCTACTACTTTGATGCTGTATGCTTGCATACTACATGCATATTTTGGCATTTTATCATAGGAGTGTAAAATTTATCAATTCACAAAAAGATAGATCCTTCATTTGTTCCAAATTTTGGAACAACCTATCAACATCCTGCTATATCGTTTGTCTTACCACATTGaattatatacatataattGAATACCCAACGTTGATGGAAACGCAAAATGCAGTAGAGTGCGTTTACAAGGTTTGATTTGTTCAATAAGAGTATTGAGACTCTTACATTAAATAAGTATCTGGGCTTCTCTTTTGTTCTTGTCTTAAGTTGAACAGCTAATTCCTTTCTGTAAAACTTTACATCTTATTTCTCAGGAGAAAGCACAGAAGGTGGTCATTGTCGGTGGTGGTTATATTGGTATGGAGGTTGCTGCAGCAGCTACTGGTTGGAAACTTGATACAACAGTATGTGTTATGTTCAATTGCTGCATTTTATGTTTGTGGGGATGAGGATAACATAACTTTCATGAAGTGAAAAAGTGCTATTTTGTAACTTGGCACCTATAGTTTCCTTCTCTGATTTTTacttcaactttttgtttattaaggTCATATTTCCAGAGAACCATCTTATGTCAAGACTGTTTACTCCTTCACTTGCCCGGAGATATGAAGAATTCTACAAAGAGAATGGTGTTAAATTCTTAAAGGTACTCCCTCTTTCTGGTACCTACATTGCATGTCAGAATTTTCACTGAACCTGGCTGATTAAGCATATTCAATTATGGACCAGGGTAACTCCCTAAAGAATATAGAAGCTGGTTCCAATGGACGTGTAACTCATGTTAAGCTTGAAGATGGATCTAATATAGAAGCAGACGCAGTAAGTTGGTGTTCCTACTTCCTACACATCtcttgatttatttatttaattttgggtGTCACGTTGCACTATACATCTTGGATAATGTAATGAAGTGTGCCAAGGCCTGATTTTACATTAAAAATACaataaagaagatgaagaaattgTAATAAGTTTCCCTccatttcttttgtcttttgcaGGTAATTGTTGGTATAGGAGCAAAACCTGCTGTCGGTCCTTTTGAAAGGGTGGGTTTAGATTCCAGTGTTGGTGGTATACAGGTACTCATTTAAATTTACGCTGCCAGAGTTGTTTCCTGAGTATGTTAGCTGTTTACATCCATTTAGATGTATATTAAATTATGAATCATGCAAAATTTAACTACTAAAACCTTTGATAAGATATATGAGTAATAATGTAAAGCATGTGTAGGTAGGTTTTTATTTTGTGCTACTTTTATGTCATCAGAGGTTTAAAGTTCCAACTACAAAGCCATTTTTTCTGCCAAGAATTGTATGAAATTAATATCCTGGTTTAGGAATTTAGATTTTGATAATTGATTCAAATTTGTTTGCCAGGATTAGTAGAACGTCTATTTACTTATTGTGTGCCATCTGTGATTGTACTTTCAAAACCAAGGTTGATGGTCTGTTCCGGACAAGTGTACCTGGAATCTTTGCAGTTGGAGATGTTGCAGCATTCCCATTGAAGGTAGCTTTTTACTTAATTAGATGCAAAACTTCTTTCCTAGTTTGAATTTTAAAAGATAATATCTTACCACTGAACAGATCTACAATCGTATAGCACGGGTGGAACATGTAGATCATGCTCGTCGATCTGCCCACCATTGCATTAAAGCTCTACTGACTGCACAAACTCACACGTAAGTTGGACTTCATATTTGTAGTCTAATCTTCTATCTTTACAATATTAGAATTCTTTCAGCTTTCAAGATTTCTTTGTGCCAAAACTGCTTTGTTAATGATCTGAGTTACTGCATAATGCCCAGATATGATTATCTTCCATCTTTCTACTCGAGGGTATTTGAGTATGAAGGAAGCCCGAGGAAAATATGGTGGCAATTTTATGGGGACAATGGTAAGCATATGTGATGTTTGATTCTTTTTTATACTTTATGTTTTGTTATTGGATGATGTCAGTTAGTTCCTTTCTTGTACTTTACACCGCTTTCATTTTATTCAACAGTTGGAGAGACGGTTGAAGTTGGGAATTTTGATCCTAAGATTGCAACTTTCTGGATAGATTCTGGTAATATATACAGTTTCTGCGTCCGTACATGTACTGGGGTTTGTAATAACAGCTGATATGCTAATTTTATTCTTGCTTCACTTCAGGTAAACTGAAAGGTGTTCTCGTTGAAAGCGGAAGCCCTGAGGTACTTTCTTagtatgttttattttctttagtcAGACAAGGAACAGATCTGGGTCTACAACCAATGAACCCAGAACTTGTCCTTGGACGGAGGTCCAGTTTCCAGATATCAGTAAAGATAGAAGAGTCGTGATAATGGGAGACAGTTACATAAATTAGTTTTTAGTATAAGAGCATGTGACAAAAATTTGGTGAAATATAAGAGACAATGAAAGAATACCCAAATAGGTGAAAGGTTGGCAATATAAAGGAACTCACTGTCATACACTAGTAGTTGGGTtgttgaaagtttgaaacactTTACATGTAAAATGGAAATTTGTGTTTTTAGTGTGATATCATTTTCCCTGCATGGTTCTAACACCGCATTTTGCTTGTTAAGGAATTCCAACTCCTTCCAAACCTTGCAAGGAGCCAGCCTATTGTTGATAAAGCCAAGCTTCAGAATGCATCTTCAGTTGAGGAGGCACTAGCCATTGTTGGGTCATCAGTATAGGTCGGAGCTGCAGTATAGTCTGGAAAAGTGCTCTTAATTATGCATTGTCCATCATAAGATTCATAACCCGCCGAGTTTTGCATCTATACATAACGATGTTTCATTAGGGGATGAATACCTGTTTCCATGTTAGCGAGCTTCATTGTCTGAGCCTCGTCTCTTGGTGAATTTATAGTAGTCGCCACGGTGCAGGAACTTTCATAGAGAGATTGTATAATGCAATTGTTAACAGGTTCAGTACTTGGTTATAGACGAAGAATAAAAGGAGCTACGGAGCTGTAGTTGTAAACGGTCATTGTTCCTCAACATAATAAATTCGATTGCAGCATTTTGAGGCAACACTACATGACTCgagttttgtttcttcttgacCTGACGATTCATTAGTCTCATACGCCGTTTCTTAAAGGGTTATGATCTTGAAGCATTTCGCTAATCACCGATTATAGAACTTGTGCATTCGTTTTCAGAAATAGGATCATTTGCAGAGCTTGAGGATATATACaactaaaaactaaaaactatcTGGAAATGATTGAATATAATGATTATCATACTCGTCTTTATGATTAATTTGATCTTCTCTTAAATAATAAAACTGGGTTAGCAGATGACCTCACTGCTTTGCTTATGATAGATGTAGAAACGTTGATGGCGTTCTGGTTTTAACTGGTTTGATTAGGACCcaaaaaacatatataaattAGTGAAGAAATATACAATAAAATGTGGAGTAGATGACCGTAGCCATCAAAATCCTAATTGCAGACTCAATaaaattcattattattttggGTTGGCAAAATTTAAGTAATATGATAGGGACATAATCAAGTGGAAGTTTCCTTTGAAGCCTGAAACATATAAAAGAGTTGTTGTTAGTATCAACCAGAGACTAGTTCTTCCCtggttttttcattttcgtgGTTTTCGAATTCCCAGAGAAATTCTTATGCTGACTTTTCACTTTCATGATCTCACTGTCGAAGAATTTGGTTCTTGAATTTGCTTGAAATGGTTTATCTCCCTACGGATCAATCATGGCCTAGAGTCTTAACACatgtctcttttcttctttgaagAGATTATAAGCAATGGTTTAGGACACGTATGTGAGGGGCTGTGAACCATTGATTGTTGTGGACTTACTGTGACTACTATGTTACATTTTAAGCAAACGAGAAAGACATCTCATGGAAAAAccccaacaaaacaaaataatgagGCTCACAATTAAATGAATGATTAGGTATTACCCTGGAAATTCGAAGAACACCCTTCCTAATAGACATGCTCCCCCAACCACAGTGATGTGATCGATCGAGCTCATGGGAAACCCTAACTACTCTTACTCGTGCAATTGGACACCTATTCTTCGGGTAGTTAGAAAGAGGGAAGCAGAAAAAATAGATAGGCTAAtcgtgtaaaaataaataattaagtaCGATGTAAAAGTCATTTGAACAATGTTATTTTATCATTTGAACGAACTATGTGAC encodes the following:
- the LOC133742483 gene encoding monodehydroascorbate reductase, chloroplastic/mitochondrial isoform X2, whose amino-acid sequence is MFSRFVLRARRMASTIANSLSFKLGVPLRPHPHTSASLGFTTFRRSYVVSSSAFANQNREYVIVGGGNAAGYAARTFVENGMADGRLAIVSKEAIAPYERPALTKAYLFPLDKKPARLPGFHTCVGSGGERQTPDWYKEKGIEMFYEDPVTNIDIEKQTLTTDSGKLLKYGSLIIATGCTASRLPEKIGGNLPGVHYIRDVADADALISSLEKAQKVVIVGGGYIGMEVAAAATGWKLDTTVIFPENHLMSRLFTPSLARRYEEFYKENGVKFLKGNSLKNIEAGSNGRVTHVKLEDGSNIEADAVIVGIGAKPAVGPFERVGLDSSVGGIQVDGLFRTSVPGIFAVGDVAAFPLKIYNRIARVEHVDHARRSAHHCIKALLTAQTHTYDYLPSFYSRVFEYEGSPRKIWWQFYGDNVGETVEVGNFDPKIATFWIDSGKLKGVLVESGSPEEFQLLPNLARSQPIVDKAKLQNASSVEEALAIVGSSV
- the LOC133742483 gene encoding monodehydroascorbate reductase, chloroplastic/mitochondrial isoform X1; protein product: MSSSSSVLRARRMASTIANSLSFKLGVPLRPHPHTSASLGFTTFRRSYVVSSSAFANQNREYVIVGGGNAAGYAARTFVENGMADGRLAIVSKEAIAPYERPALTKAYLFPLDKKPARLPGFHTCVGSGGERQTPDWYKEKGIEMFYEDPVTNIDIEKQTLTTDSGKLLKYGSLIIATGCTASRLPEKIGGNLPGVHYIRDVADADALISSLEKAQKVVIVGGGYIGMEVAAAATGWKLDTTVIFPENHLMSRLFTPSLARRYEEFYKENGVKFLKGNSLKNIEAGSNGRVTHVKLEDGSNIEADAVIVGIGAKPAVGPFERVGLDSSVGGIQVDGLFRTSVPGIFAVGDVAAFPLKIYNRIARVEHVDHARRSAHHCIKALLTAQTHTYDYLPSFYSRVFEYEGSPRKIWWQFYGDNVGETVEVGNFDPKIATFWIDSGKLKGVLVESGSPEEFQLLPNLARSQPIVDKAKLQNASSVEEALAIVGSSV